ACGAGCGGCTGGACGTTCACGATGTTCGAGGAGATCTGGAACTACGGCTTCCCGCAGGAGATGCGCCACTTCGTGGAATGCGTCCAGCACGGCTCACAGCCCGCCGAGACGGGCGAGGACGGCCGCGCGGTGCTCGAGATCATCTACGCCATGTACCGGGCGGCCGGCGACGCCGGCCGCGTGTCGCTGCCGCTCGAGGTCTCGCCGGACGACGCCGCCCGGCCGCCGTATCTCCTGTGGAAGGAGCCGGCAAAGGCGGGATAGTGGCCGTCGACGTCGAGACCACCATCGAGATCGCCCGGCCGCGCGCCGAGGTGGCCGCGTTCGCCGCCGACCCTGACCACGTCCACGCCTGGTACAAGAACATCACGCGGGTCGAGTGGCTGACCGAGCGGCCGCTCCAGGTCGGCACCCGGCTGGCCTTCGCGGCCGAGTTCCTGGGGCGGCGGATGGCCTACACATACGAGGTGGTCGAGCACGAGCCCGGCGAGCGGCTGGTGATGCGCACCGCCGACGGGCCGTTTCCGATGGAGACGACCTACGTGTGGGCCGACGGCCCGGACGGCTCCACGATCATGGCGCTGCGAAACCGCGGCCGGCCGGCCGGCTTCTCGGCGGTCGCGTCGCCGATGATGGCGGCGGGCATCCGCCGCAACAACCGCGGCGACCTGCAGCGGCTGAAGCAGGTTCTAGAGAACTGACGGGAGGCTCGCCTCCCACGCGTAGTACGCGGCGAATCCGAGCGGGTCGACGGTCATGGCCCGGGCGTACGCGAGCACCGCGTCGACGTAGAGCGTCGAGTGGTTGTAGGCGAAGAGCGCCCGCCGCTGGTCTCCCGGCGCGCCGGAGCGGTGCAGGTAGTTGGCGGCGCCGAGGATCGCGTCGCGGGCAGAGTTGACGTTCCCGCCGAGGCCGTACGCCCGCCAGGTCGAGGGCATGAACTGCATCGGCCCCTGCGCGCCCGCGCTCGACCGGTTGACGACGCGGCCGAACGCCGACTCGATCAGGTGCACGGCGGCGAGCGTCTGCCAGCGGACATGGAACCGGGCCTGGGCGCGGCGGTAGTCCGCGAGCAGCATGCCGGCGGGCAGCGGCGGCACGAGGTGGAGATGATGCACGGGCCCGCTGCTCGGCGGGCCGGCCAGCCGGCGCAGGTCGACGGCGGCCCGGACGTCGAGCGCGACGGAGGCGCGCAGCGGCCGGCCCAGCTGGGCGAGGGTCCGGCGCGCGAGCGCCGGCGACGCGGCCAGCCTGTGGACGATCGCACGTTCGGTCGCGGCCGCCCGCAGAACGGCTCGCGGCGGCCGCGAGCGCAGGCCCGGGTCGGCCGCTTGCCATTCGTGCAGGGCGACGTAGAGCTGGAGGTCAGCGTCCCCGAGGCGCGAGGAGATCGTCGGTGGCGGCGCGACCGGAAGCGGCTTCGCCCCCGACCCGCCGCACGCCGCGGCGGCGCAGACTGCCGCAAGCACGCTGGCGAGCCGGAGACGTCCCACCCCGTCCAGGATAGTCAGCCGGACGCGTGCGCCTCGGGGCGCACGGCACCCAGCCGCACCTGCCCGAAGAGCACGGACACGGCGATGACCCCGAGGAGCAGGTTGAACGCGAGGATCACCGCCTGCGCGCCGATCGAGTAGGCCATCACCTGCGACGTGCCGGCGGCGCCGGCCAGGGCGAACACGAGCAGGCCCTGCTGGGCGCCGATCCCGCCGGGCGTGAACGGCAGGGCGGTCGAGATCGAGTCGATGACGACGGCGAGCACGGCGTAGCGCAGCGTGGCGGGGATCCCGAACGCGGCCAGCAGCGCGTACGCGGTGCCGACCCGCAGCGCCCAGTCGAGCACCTGCGGAGCAGCCACGACGCGGGCGAACCGGCCCGGCGAGCGCAGGATGCGAAGGCCGGCCATCACCCGCTGGCAGAAGCCGCGCACGTGGCGGTTCGCCCACTCCGCGGCCGCCAGCCCCACTCCGGCGACGATCACGGCGATCCCCGCGGCGAGCAGCGCGTGGTCGGCCGTGAACGAGATCTCGAACGCGCCTGCGTCGGGCAGGTGCACGATCGGCGGCAGCCAGCCGAGCCCGGCCGCGCTGAAAACCATCGCGGCCACGACGACGGCTCCGAACGCCGTCTCGGCGACGAGCGTGGAGACGATGGTCGTCACCGAAGCGCCGCCCAGTTCGCGCCGGATGGCGACGACCCGGACGACGTCGCCGCCCCGGAACGGGGCGACCACGTTCGCGCCGATGCCGGCCACGTAGGCGAGGAACGCCGAGCGCATCGGCACGCGCCGGTCGGGGAACGCGGCGGCGAGAATCCCGCGCCACACGCCGGCCCGCACGACCAGGCTGGCCAGGTGGAGCAGCAGCGCGACGGCCAGCGGCAGGAGATGGGTGTCCCCGAAGTGATCGCCCCACGCGGCCGTCGCCGCGCCCAGCTGGGACAGCTCATCCTGCATCCACCCACATGGTGCCCCGCCAAGATGAGAGACAGATCAGACTCGGGAAGCGGGGTCAGACCCCGAACGAAAGTGCAACGAAACTGTCACGGCCGGCGTTCGGGGTCTGACCCCGATTTACGGCAGCTCGACGCGGCCGAGCGCGCGGGCGGCGATCCACGCCGTGGCGGCCGCGACGGCCACCAGCACGATCCCCGCCACCAGCGTGCCCGACACCGGCGCCGCCGCCTGCGGCAGCACGTGGCCGACGAACGCGCGCCCGTACGCGGAGATCGAGAGCTTCGCGGCCGAGGCGGCGAAGGTCGCGATCGACCCTTCCCAGAGGATGATGTAGAGGACGCCGATCACGATCGGCCGGCGGGTGTAGAGCGAGAGCAGCACCGACGCGGCGCAGTAGGCCAGGCTGGCCAGCACGACCCCCGCCAGCGGCCAGCCGAGGAGGCCGACGGTGAGGCCGTGGCGGAGGCTGAGCGCGCCGCTCACGATCAGGCTCGGGACGAGCAGGAGCAGCGACGCCGTCCACGCCGCCGCGACCTTCGCGACCACGAGCCGGAGCCGCGACTGCGGCGTCGCCACCAGGTAGAGGATGGTGCCGTCCTCGCGCTCGTCGCCGAAGGCCGAGACGCCGAAGACGAGCGACACAAGCGCCGCCACCGTCGGGACGAAGAGCTGCTGGACGAGGTCGGAGTAGAACGAGTGGTCGTGGTCGCCGGGCGAGCGCGCGAGCGCGTAGGCGAGCGCCATCAGCACCGGCGTGAGCGCGACGACGACCAGCACGATCGTGCGCTTCTGCAGGAGCAGCGACCGCAGCGTGAGCCCGTAGACGGCGTCGATCACCGCGCCTGCCCCCGGGCCCGCTCGTGCAGATAGGCGTAGACGCTCTCGAGGTCGTCCCCCACCGGCTGGATGCCGCGCAGGAGCGTGTCGGTGCGCCTGGCCGCCTGCGGCAGCTCGTGGCTGAGCGCCGCCGGGTCGCTCGTCTCGATCTCGATCGTCCCGTTCTGGAGCCGCACCGCGTCGACGTCCGCCAGGGCGAGCAGCTCGCGCGCGAGCGAGCGGCCGTCCCGGTCGGGCTCCACGAGCACCCGCCGCGGCCGCTCGCTGATCAGCCGCCGGATCGCGTCGGTCGCGCCCTCGGCGACCAGGTGGCCGTTCACGAGCACGAGCACGCGCGGCGCCATCCGCTCGACCTCGTGCAAGACGTGCGACGAGACGATCACCGTGCGGCCCTCGCGCCCGAGCCGGATGAGCAGCTCGATGACGTGGCTGCGCTGGGTCGGGTCGAGGCCGTTCAGCGGCTCGTCGAGCAGCAGCAGCTCGGGGTCGTGCGCGAGCGCCTGGGCGAGCTTGACCCGCTGGCGCATGCCGTGCGAGAACCCGCCCACGGGCCGGTCGGCGGAGTCCTCGAGCCCGACCGTCTCGA
The nucleotide sequence above comes from Gaiellales bacterium. Encoded proteins:
- a CDS encoding SRPBCC family protein; amino-acid sequence: MAVDVETTIEIARPRAEVAAFAADPDHVHAWYKNITRVEWLTERPLQVGTRLAFAAEFLGRRMAYTYEVVEHEPGERLVMRTADGPFPMETTYVWADGPDGSTIMALRNRGRPAGFSAVASPMMAAGIRRNNRGDLQRLKQVLEN
- a CDS encoding lytic transglycosylase domain-containing protein; this translates as MGRLRLASVLAAVCAAAACGGSGAKPLPVAPPPTISSRLGDADLQLYVALHEWQAADPGLRSRPPRAVLRAAATERAIVHRLAASPALARRTLAQLGRPLRASVALDVRAAVDLRRLAGPPSSGPVHHLHLVPPLPAGMLLADYRRAQARFHVRWQTLAAVHLIESAFGRVVNRSSAGAQGPMQFMPSTWRAYGLGGNVNSARDAILGAANYLHRSGAPGDQRRALFAYNHSTLYVDAVLAYARAMTVDPLGFAAYYAWEASLPSVL
- a CDS encoding lysylphosphatidylglycerol synthase transmembrane domain-containing protein, producing MQDELSQLGAATAAWGDHFGDTHLLPLAVALLLHLASLVVRAGVWRGILAAAFPDRRVPMRSAFLAYVAGIGANVVAPFRGGDVVRVVAIRRELGGASVTTIVSTLVAETAFGAVVVAAMVFSAAGLGWLPPIVHLPDAGAFEISFTADHALLAAGIAVIVAGVGLAAAEWANRHVRGFCQRVMAGLRILRSPGRFARVVAAPQVLDWALRVGTAYALLAAFGIPATLRYAVLAVVIDSISTALPFTPGGIGAQQGLLVFALAGAAGTSQVMAYSIGAQAVILAFNLLLGVIAVSVLFGQVRLGAVRPEAHASG
- a CDS encoding ABC transporter permease, producing MIDAVYGLTLRSLLLQKRTIVLVVVALTPVLMALAYALARSPGDHDHSFYSDLVQQLFVPTVAALVSLVFGVSAFGDEREDGTILYLVATPQSRLRLVVAKVAAAWTASLLLLVPSLIVSGALSLRHGLTVGLLGWPLAGVVLASLAYCAASVLLSLYTRRPIVIGVLYIILWEGSIATFAASAAKLSISAYGRAFVGHVLPQAAAPVSGTLVAGIVLVAVAAATAWIAARALGRVELP
- a CDS encoding ABC transporter ATP-binding protein encodes the protein MSDTAPAIAFESVSRWFGDTVALADVSFTADGGVIGLLGHNGAGKSTTLKLCAGFSTPSSGTVRIFGTNPRRTPDVYRRVGIVPDHSPPWPFLTARRVVELSAELHRVADHRAAAAAALETVGLEDSADRPVGGFSHGMRQRVKLAQALAHDPELLLLDEPLNGLDPTQRSHVIELLIRLGREGRTVIVSSHVLHEVERMAPRVLVLVNGHLVAEGATDAIRRLISERPRRVLVEPDRDGRSLARELLALADVDAVRLQNGTIEIETSDPAALSHELPQAARRTDTLLRGIQPVGDDLESVYAYLHERARGQAR